The following coding sequences lie in one uncultured Mailhella sp. genomic window:
- the bamA gene encoding outer membrane protein assembly factor BamA, whose translation MRKILSSLACAVACLLVWAGLADAAQTRVLVLPFAVNAPSAQAQLARDLPSLVRQGFEAHGIAVIPTSASGKSASSTVASAKQRARSARAGYAVYGSLSQVGEHFSLDMQLVPASASGSRAYHMEGASLLELQPAVNSLVGQMVIDLDSASPVRTAAKASRGGIADIQVRGLKFIDKDRVLVRVGSRTGDPVDEDRVDEDVRNIWDLGYFNDVSADVENTGAGPVLVFTVAEKPRIEEVRVEGSEAVKIGDITEAMSTHTDSVLNEKVLAEDLQKVTDLYHKQGFYLAQVTYEVQPRADGAAAVLVLHVNEGSKLYIKEVAIEGLKEISPDDVKDFLSLKERGLLSWFTGTGVLKDDLLERDSQAIRAYFMKHGYVDGQVAAPEVQYDDDGIRVIFRVREGVHYKVGDVILQGDLIDTEDRIREQIAMDEHQAAGDYFDVEVLQNDVKALTDFYSDYGYAFANIDVDPRPRPEAGVVDVVYTVKPGERQYIRRVEVEGNDRTRDNVILREMRLADGQQFSGAKMRRSAQRLEKTRYFSEVNPTVVPTGTPGEVDLKMGVKETETGVVSVGFGYSTYDKFGVMASITENNLFGRGYTLGLSAYTSASERYLEASFVNPRVFDTYWGFSISPYTIDEEWSYFYKRSTGVRLGLFHPIGEYTNVHFGYKFERYNLYHMSDNASQIIQAYRGKHWASTVSMGVSRDTTNRSTFPTEGTRVSLNMQYGGPWTGSDDSFFKPILEAGFYYGLNDTNILHVRGRVGAVYKADGDKTIPVFERFWIGGIRSIRGYSYDDISPRDPRTGETIGSDRMGYANFEYIWVVKPDLGLAFVPFYDIGFNTDSAQTSSVFDKVYSSAGLEVRWRSPMGDLRFAYGYPLSENADGTRRHSGRFEFSMGQAF comes from the coding sequence ATGCGCAAGATTCTTTCTAGTCTGGCCTGTGCCGTGGCCTGCCTTCTTGTGTGGGCGGGCCTTGCGGACGCGGCCCAAACCCGTGTGCTGGTGTTGCCTTTCGCCGTCAATGCTCCGTCGGCGCAGGCGCAGCTTGCCCGAGATCTGCCCTCGCTGGTGCGTCAGGGATTCGAGGCGCACGGCATTGCGGTCATACCCACGTCGGCGTCGGGCAAGAGCGCGTCGTCCACGGTGGCGAGCGCCAAGCAGCGCGCGCGTTCGGCGCGTGCGGGCTACGCCGTGTACGGCAGCCTGAGCCAGGTCGGCGAACATTTCAGTCTCGACATGCAGCTTGTGCCGGCCTCGGCGTCGGGTTCGCGGGCGTATCACATGGAAGGCGCCAGTCTTCTTGAGCTTCAGCCTGCGGTGAACAGCCTTGTGGGCCAGATGGTGATTGATCTGGATTCCGCCTCTCCCGTTCGCACGGCGGCCAAGGCGTCGCGCGGCGGCATTGCGGACATTCAGGTGCGCGGCCTCAAGTTCATCGACAAGGACAGAGTGCTTGTGCGCGTAGGCTCCCGCACGGGCGATCCTGTGGATGAGGACCGCGTGGACGAAGACGTGCGCAACATCTGGGATCTGGGCTACTTCAACGACGTGAGCGCCGACGTGGAAAACACTGGCGCGGGCCCGGTGCTGGTGTTCACGGTGGCGGAAAAGCCGCGCATTGAAGAGGTGCGCGTGGAAGGTTCCGAAGCCGTGAAGATAGGCGACATTACCGAAGCGATGTCCACGCACACCGACTCCGTGCTCAACGAGAAGGTGCTTGCGGAAGACCTGCAGAAGGTGACGGATCTTTATCACAAGCAGGGCTTTTACCTGGCGCAGGTGACCTACGAAGTGCAGCCGCGCGCCGACGGCGCGGCCGCGGTGCTGGTGCTGCACGTGAACGAAGGCAGCAAGCTCTATATTAAGGAAGTGGCCATCGAGGGCCTCAAGGAAATTTCTCCCGACGACGTGAAGGACTTCCTTTCTCTGAAGGAGCGCGGTCTGCTTTCGTGGTTCACGGGCACGGGCGTGCTCAAGGACGATCTGCTGGAACGCGACTCGCAGGCCATCCGAGCGTATTTCATGAAGCACGGCTACGTGGACGGTCAGGTGGCGGCCCCCGAAGTGCAGTACGACGACGACGGCATCCGGGTGATCTTCCGGGTGCGCGAGGGCGTGCACTACAAGGTGGGCGACGTGATTCTTCAGGGCGATCTCATCGACACGGAAGACCGCATCCGCGAGCAGATCGCCATGGACGAGCATCAGGCCGCGGGCGACTATTTTGACGTGGAAGTGCTTCAGAACGACGTGAAGGCGCTCACGGACTTTTACAGCGACTACGGCTACGCCTTTGCGAACATCGATGTGGATCCGCGTCCGCGTCCGGAAGCGGGCGTGGTGGACGTGGTGTACACGGTCAAGCCCGGGGAACGTCAGTACATCCGCCGCGTGGAGGTGGAAGGCAACGACCGCACCCGCGACAACGTCATCCTGCGTGAAATGCGTCTGGCCGACGGACAGCAGTTCAGCGGCGCAAAGATGCGTCGTTCTGCGCAGCGCCTTGAAAAGACCAGGTATTTCAGTGAAGTGAATCCCACGGTGGTGCCCACGGGCACGCCCGGCGAAGTGGATTTGAAAATGGGCGTGAAGGAAACCGAAACCGGCGTGGTGAGCGTGGGTTTCGGCTACTCCACCTACGACAAGTTCGGCGTGATGGCGTCCATCACGGAGAATAACCTGTTCGGACGCGGCTACACGCTGGGACTGTCGGCGTACACGTCTGCGAGCGAGCGCTACCTTGAAGCGTCCTTCGTGAACCCGCGCGTGTTCGACACCTACTGGGGCTTCTCCATCAGCCCGTACACCATCGACGAGGAATGGTCGTACTTCTACAAGCGTTCCACGGGTGTGCGTCTCGGCCTGTTCCATCCCATCGGCGAATACACGAACGTGCATTTCGGCTACAAGTTCGAGCGTTACAACCTGTATCACATGTCGGACAACGCTTCGCAGATCATTCAGGCGTACCGCGGCAAGCACTGGGCGAGCACGGTGTCCATGGGCGTTTCGCGCGACACCACCAACCGTTCGACGTTCCCCACGGAAGGCACGCGCGTGTCTCTGAACATGCAGTACGGCGGCCCCTGGACCGGCAGCGACGACAGCTTCTTCAAGCCGATTCTTGAGGCGGGCTTCTACTACGGTCTGAACGACACCAACATTCTGCACGTGCGCGGCCGCGTGGGCGCGGTGTACAAGGCCGACGGCGACAAGACCATCCCCGTGTTCGAGCGCTTCTGGATAGGCGGCATCCGCAGCATCCGCGGCTACTCCTACGACGACATCTCGCCGCGGGATCCGAGAACGGGTGAAACCATCGGTTCCGACCGCATGGGCTACGCGAACTTTGAATACATCTGGGTGGTGAAGCCGGATCTGGGCCTGGCCTTCGTGCCGTTCTACGACATCGGCTTCAACACGGACAGCGCGCAGACTTCGAGCGTGTTCGACAAGGTGTATTCGTCTGCGGGTCTGGAAGTGCGCTGGCGTTCGCCGATGGGCGATCTGCGCTTTGCCTACGGCTATCCGCTTTCCGAGAACGCGGACGGCACCAGACGCCACAGCGGCCGGTTTGAGTTCTCGATGGGTCAGGCCTTCTAG
- a CDS encoding lipoprotein-releasing ABC transporter permease subunit encodes MSYSLFIASRYLTSRSKRTFISIISFMSVLGVAIGVAALVIVMSVYNGVTEEMREKILGANPHVMVMATQAGAFGPEAARGEGEVIERIRETPGVVSATPFLYAEVLLSTPQGATGLVVRGIDPVSAGESMPLLHHLESGSVEDLVRESGPAGMIVGHDLARRFNLRVGSRVNLMSPAGQRTTAGFVPKLRSFRVVGVFKSGMSDFDSRLAYVSLGAAQDLMGYPDGHVSGVEAFVKNPYDARDIARDVAERLGPPFYSRNWIDMNANLFAALQLERFGMFIVLLMVILVGSFSIITSLVMLVMEKTKDIAILMSMGATAAGVRRIFMFQGAIIGAVGTSIGYVLGIVLALLLKKYQFIELPPGVYMMDTLPVIIDPVDLLVIGAVSMLLCFVATIYPARQAARLVPAEALRYE; translated from the coding sequence ATGTCGTATTCGCTGTTCATTGCTTCGCGGTATCTCACTTCGCGCAGCAAGCGCACGTTCATTTCCATCATTTCGTTCATGTCGGTGCTCGGCGTGGCCATCGGCGTGGCGGCGCTCGTCATTGTCATGAGCGTGTACAACGGCGTTACCGAGGAAATGCGCGAGAAGATTCTCGGCGCGAATCCGCACGTCATGGTCATGGCCACGCAGGCCGGAGCCTTCGGCCCCGAGGCGGCCAGGGGCGAAGGCGAGGTGATCGAGCGCATACGCGAGACTCCGGGCGTGGTGTCGGCCACGCCGTTTCTGTACGCCGAAGTGCTGCTTTCCACGCCGCAGGGAGCCACCGGCCTTGTGGTGCGCGGCATTGATCCCGTGTCGGCGGGCGAGTCCATGCCGCTTCTGCATCATCTGGAGAGCGGCAGCGTCGAGGATCTCGTGCGCGAGTCCGGCCCCGCGGGCATGATCGTGGGTCACGATCTGGCGCGGCGCTTCAATCTGCGCGTGGGCAGCAGGGTGAACCTCATGTCTCCGGCAGGGCAGCGCACCACGGCGGGCTTTGTGCCCAAGCTGCGCTCGTTCCGGGTGGTGGGCGTGTTCAAGTCCGGCATGTCGGATTTCGACAGCCGCCTCGCCTATGTTTCCCTGGGCGCGGCGCAGGATCTCATGGGCTATCCCGATGGGCACGTCTCCGGCGTGGAAGCCTTCGTGAAGAATCCCTACGACGCCCGCGACATCGCCAGGGACGTGGCCGAACGCCTCGGCCCTCCCTTCTATTCCCGCAACTGGATCGACATGAACGCCAATCTTTTTGCGGCGCTTCAGCTTGAGCGCTTCGGCATGTTCATCGTGCTGCTCATGGTCATTTTGGTGGGCTCGTTTTCCATCATCACGTCGCTGGTCATGCTGGTCATGGAAAAGACCAAGGATATCGCCATCTTGATGTCCATGGGAGCCACGGCGGCGGGCGTGCGGCGCATCTTCATGTTTCAGGGAGCCATCATCGGGGCTGTTGGCACATCCATAGGTTATGTGCTAGGAATCGTGCTGGCGCTGCTCCTCAAGAAGTATCAGTTCATCGAGCTGCCTCCCGGCGTGTACATGATGGACACCCTGCCGGTCATCATCGACCCGGTGGATCTTCTCGTCATCGGAGCGGTGTCCATGCTGCTGTGTTTCGTGGCCACCATCTATCCCGCCAGGCAGGCGGCCCGTCTCGTGCCTGCCGAGGCCCTTCGCTATGAATAA
- a CDS encoding DMT family transporter, with product MNRGYIFIFLATVFFSSMEVALKTVASDFNPMQLTCTRFLIGGLLLIPFALRGLRQHGATVTLAAWKGFAGLGFVGLVVSMMLYQVSILYAPASVVSVLFSCNPVLVLGFAYLILRADIRPQHITALVLEVVAAVIIIDPLHTSADPVGIVLVLLSAATFALYAVLGKKQCAQYSGVAVTCFSCLAASAEMIALMLISHIGPVADALQAAGAPMFANMPFFSGYTSHNILNFLYICVFVTAGGYACYFMGMEATSAMQGSLVFFFKPVLAPILAMIVLGEKIPANMWCGIALMLVASVISMIPTWEALIAARPFVVSHLLHRRH from the coding sequence ATGAATCGCGGATACATCTTCATCTTTCTCGCCACCGTGTTCTTCAGCTCCATGGAAGTCGCGCTGAAAACCGTGGCCAGCGACTTCAATCCCATGCAGCTCACCTGCACCCGTTTCCTCATCGGCGGTCTGCTGCTCATTCCCTTCGCGCTGCGCGGTCTGCGTCAGCACGGAGCCACCGTCACCCTCGCCGCCTGGAAAGGCTTCGCCGGACTCGGCTTCGTCGGCCTCGTGGTCAGCATGATGCTCTATCAGGTGTCCATCCTCTACGCCCCGGCGTCGGTGGTCAGCGTGCTGTTCAGCTGCAATCCCGTGCTCGTGCTCGGCTTCGCCTACCTCATCCTGCGCGCCGACATCCGGCCCCAGCACATCACCGCTCTCGTGCTCGAAGTGGTGGCCGCCGTCATCATCATTGATCCGCTGCACACCAGCGCCGATCCCGTGGGCATCGTGCTCGTGCTGCTCTCCGCCGCCACCTTCGCCCTCTACGCCGTGCTCGGCAAAAAACAGTGCGCCCAGTATTCCGGCGTGGCCGTCACCTGCTTCAGCTGCCTCGCCGCCAGCGCCGAAATGATCGCGCTCATGCTCATCAGCCACATCGGACCCGTGGCCGACGCCCTGCAGGCCGCCGGCGCGCCCATGTTCGCCAACATGCCCTTCTTCTCGGGCTACACTTCCCACAACATTCTGAACTTCCTCTACATCTGCGTGTTCGTCACCGCCGGCGGCTACGCCTGCTACTTCATGGGCATGGAAGCCACTTCCGCCATGCAGGGTTCGCTCGTGTTCTTCTTCAAGCCCGTGCTGGCCCCCATCCTCGCCATGATCGTGCTCGGCGAAAAAATTCCGGCAAACATGTGGTGCGGCATTGCGCTCATGCTTGTGGCCTCGGTCATTTCCATGATTCCCACCTGGGAAGCCCTCATCGCCGCGCGTCCTTTTGTCGTCAGCCACCTCCTGCACAGACGGCACTAG
- a CDS encoding ABC transporter ATP-binding protein translates to MNNDVLAPIDFSDHPLYQVRHAQKTVESPAGELTILRDVSFDVKAGEALAIVGSSGSGKSTLLHILGTLDRATGGSVLFEGRDLSALTPQEAAQFRNRELGFVFQFHHLLPEFTTVENVAMQAIIAGMPRREALERAAEALERVGLAERLNHHVTTLSGGERQRAAIARATLLCPKVLLADEPTGNLDEKTGARVADVLKKLNRDMGMTLVIVTHNRELADNMDRSLELRSGELYAQDSF, encoded by the coding sequence ATGAATAACGACGTTCTCGCTCCCATCGACTTTTCGGATCATCCTCTCTACCAGGTGCGCCACGCGCAGAAAACCGTGGAGAGCCCGGCCGGCGAACTGACCATTCTGCGCGACGTGAGCTTCGACGTGAAGGCGGGTGAGGCGCTGGCCATCGTGGGCTCGTCGGGTTCGGGCAAGTCCACGCTGCTGCACATTCTGGGCACGCTCGACCGCGCCACCGGCGGCAGCGTGCTTTTCGAGGGGCGCGATCTTTCGGCCCTCACCCCGCAGGAAGCGGCGCAGTTCCGCAATCGGGAACTGGGCTTCGTTTTTCAGTTTCATCATCTTCTGCCGGAATTCACCACGGTGGAAAACGTGGCCATGCAGGCCATCATAGCGGGCATGCCGCGGCGCGAGGCGCTGGAACGCGCCGCCGAAGCGCTGGAGCGGGTGGGGCTTGCCGAACGGCTGAACCATCACGTGACCACGCTTTCGGGCGGCGAGCGGCAGCGCGCGGCCATAGCGCGGGCCACGCTTTTGTGCCCCAAGGTGCTGCTGGCCGACGAGCCCACCGGCAATCTGGATGAAAAAACGGGCGCCCGCGTGGCGGACGTGCTGAAAAAACTCAATCGCGACATGGGCATGACCCTTGTCATCGTGACGCATAACCGGGAACTTGCGGACAATATGGACCGCAGCCTTGAACTGAGATCGGGAGAGCTCTATGCGCAAGATTCTTTCTAG
- a CDS encoding phosphodiester glycosidase family protein, with protein MDTLRTIAFALLLLVFPAMLGAEEPEPALTLPGDAIIWLSPEKGLDMARLAYVEDKGDEFSRRIVIRVLRFDTDEYDFRLFSSRWEGQSIPTMREWAASKALTAAINASMYLKDGQTSTGYMRSGERTNNSRIVSRYGAFFVAGPRENGLPRAAVLDRSVDDWQNLLPRYDIVVQNFRLMGPDSQQIWPAKGPEHAIAAIAEDMNGRILFLHCSDPASVHDFVEALKAHTDLNLNSAMYVEGGSEASLLLSLPESFQLWNGMSPASYMFSSRGDAIPLPNILGVIRRQH; from the coding sequence ATGGACACCCTGCGAACCATAGCCTTCGCTCTGCTTCTGCTCGTGTTTCCGGCCATGCTCGGCGCGGAAGAACCCGAGCCTGCCCTTACGCTCCCGGGCGACGCGATTATCTGGCTCAGTCCGGAAAAGGGGCTGGACATGGCAAGGCTGGCCTATGTGGAAGACAAGGGCGACGAATTTTCCCGCCGCATCGTGATTCGGGTGCTCCGCTTCGATACCGACGAATACGATTTCCGTCTGTTCAGTTCCCGATGGGAGGGGCAAAGCATTCCCACCATGCGCGAGTGGGCCGCCAGCAAGGCACTCACCGCAGCCATCAACGCCAGCATGTACCTCAAGGACGGGCAGACCTCCACCGGCTACATGCGCAGCGGCGAGCGCACCAACAACAGCCGCATCGTGAGCCGCTACGGCGCGTTCTTCGTGGCCGGCCCCAGAGAAAACGGACTTCCGCGCGCCGCCGTGCTCGACCGCAGCGTGGACGACTGGCAGAACCTGCTGCCCCGCTACGACATAGTGGTGCAGAACTTCCGCCTCATGGGCCCCGACTCGCAGCAGATATGGCCCGCCAAAGGCCCGGAACACGCCATTGCCGCCATTGCCGAAGACATGAACGGCCGCATTCTGTTCCTCCACTGCTCCGATCCCGCCTCCGTACACGACTTCGTGGAAGCCCTCAAGGCTCACACCGATCTCAATCTCAACAGCGCCATGTACGTGGAAGGCGGCAGCGAAGCCTCCCTGCTCCTCAGTCTGCCCGAATCCTTCCAGCTCTGGAACGGCATGTCGCCCGCATCCTACATGTTTTCCTCCCGCGGAGACGCCATTCCCCTGCCCAACATCCTCGGCGTCATACGCCGCCAACATTAA
- the lysS gene encoding lysine--tRNA ligase, whose amino-acid sequence MLENFADHGELNEVVKNCVGKACDLLDAGIPLYPNDFKRKQNAGDVCAAYADMSGEELEALNEEFAIAGRMMSSRSFGKVIFFHVMDRSGRIQCYAEKSVLGDEAFSAFKKLDVGDIVGVTGHLFRTKTGELTLRCTSVRLLSKAFRALPDKHSGLTDVESRYRQRYVDLVMNPRTREIFRKRSLIVREFRRFMEERGFMEVETPMLHALAGGAAAKPFVTHHNALDIDLYMRIAPELYLKRLIVGGLERVFEINRCFRNEGIDTRHNPEFTTCEFYWSYATFEDLMDLTEELFAHIATKVCGSPVITYQGKEVDLTPGRWARMTYHEALEKVGGHRPEFYNDMEAVRAYLTSRGEKFMESEGIGKLQSRLFDLDVEEKLVQPTFIYAYPAEISPLARRNDKNPDITDRFEIFICGCEYGNAFSELNDPVDQRLRFEAQVEAKAAGDDEACPLDNDYLRALEYGMPPTAGEGVGIDRLTMLLTDESTIREVLLFPLLRPEV is encoded by the coding sequence ATGCTGGAGAATTTCGCCGATCACGGCGAACTGAACGAAGTTGTAAAGAACTGCGTGGGCAAGGCCTGCGATCTTCTGGATGCGGGCATTCCGCTGTATCCCAACGATTTCAAGCGAAAGCAGAACGCCGGAGACGTGTGCGCGGCCTACGCCGACATGAGCGGCGAGGAGCTTGAGGCGCTGAACGAGGAATTTGCCATTGCCGGACGCATGATGTCGTCGCGTTCCTTCGGCAAGGTGATCTTCTTCCACGTCATGGATCGCAGCGGCCGCATTCAGTGCTACGCCGAAAAGAGCGTGCTCGGCGACGAAGCGTTTTCGGCCTTCAAGAAGCTCGACGTGGGCGACATCGTGGGCGTGACCGGTCATCTTTTCCGCACCAAGACCGGCGAACTCACCCTGCGCTGCACGAGCGTGCGGCTTCTCAGCAAGGCGTTCCGCGCGCTGCCCGACAAGCACAGCGGCCTCACCGACGTGGAATCCCGTTATCGTCAGCGCTACGTCGACCTTGTGATGAATCCCCGCACGCGCGAGATATTCCGCAAGCGTTCGCTCATCGTGCGCGAGTTCCGCCGCTTCATGGAAGAGCGCGGCTTCATGGAAGTGGAAACCCCCATGCTGCACGCTCTGGCGGGCGGCGCGGCGGCCAAGCCCTTCGTGACGCATCACAACGCGCTCGACATCGATCTTTATATGCGCATCGCGCCCGAGCTCTATCTCAAGCGCCTCATCGTGGGCGGCCTGGAACGCGTGTTTGAAATCAACCGCTGCTTCCGCAACGAAGGCATCGACACCCGTCACAATCCCGAGTTCACCACCTGCGAGTTCTACTGGTCCTACGCCACGTTCGAGGATCTCATGGACCTCACCGAAGAGCTGTTTGCGCACATCGCCACGAAGGTGTGCGGCAGCCCGGTGATCACCTATCAGGGAAAGGAAGTGGATCTCACTCCCGGCCGCTGGGCGCGCATGACCTATCACGAGGCGCTCGAAAAGGTGGGCGGTCACAGGCCCGAGTTCTACAACGACATGGAAGCCGTGCGCGCCTATCTCACCTCGCGCGGTGAAAAGTTCATGGAAAGCGAGGGAATAGGCAAGCTGCAGTCGCGTCTTTTCGACCTTGACGTGGAAGAGAAGCTCGTTCAGCCCACCTTCATTTATGCCTATCCTGCGGAAATTTCGCCGCTGGCCCGCCGCAACGACAAGAACCCCGACATCACCGACCGCTTTGAGATCTTCATCTGCGGCTGCGAATACGGCAACGCCTTCTCCGAGCTCAACGATCCCGTGGATCAGCGTCTGCGCTTCGAGGCGCAGGTGGAAGCCAAGGCCGCGGGCGACGACGAAGCCTGCCCGCTCGACAACGACTATCTGCGCGCGCTCGAATACGGCATGCCGCCCACCGCGGGCGAAGGCGTGGGCATCGACCGTCTGACCATGCTGCTTACCGACGAATCCACCATCCGCGAGGTGCTGCTCTTCCCGCTGCTGCGCCCCGAGGTGTAG
- a CDS encoding LysR family transcriptional regulator — translation MELNWELCRIFYQVARCRNFSRAAAMLFTSQPAVSRSMAALERELGCRLFIRNRRGVELTPEGRIFYAHVEAGCEQFRRGREELAQAVGLQSGSIAIGASETALRGWVLSRLERFHALYPGVKLRMYGGTSFEAMEELKSGAIDFAVAAISGGVFRSLKETRLCEFRDVFVASEAFSDLKDRSVPLEEVMRRPFICHRRGTLTFEFLSGICKEHGLDFEPAMEPETSDLVLDLVSHGFGIGFVPEQAAEQALRRGDVFALNIAEDIPPRSISLLEYEGHTLSLAARRLRDMLTEDASLPAPRPDA, via the coding sequence GTGGAACTGAACTGGGAACTTTGCCGCATATTTTATCAGGTGGCGCGCTGTCGGAATTTCAGCCGTGCGGCGGCGATGCTGTTCACGAGTCAGCCTGCGGTGTCGCGTTCGATGGCGGCGCTGGAGCGGGAACTCGGGTGTCGGCTGTTCATACGCAACCGGCGCGGGGTGGAGCTCACGCCCGAGGGGCGGATTTTTTACGCGCATGTGGAAGCGGGCTGCGAGCAGTTCCGGCGGGGGCGCGAGGAACTGGCGCAGGCGGTGGGCTTGCAGTCGGGGAGCATAGCCATAGGGGCGAGCGAGACGGCGCTGCGGGGCTGGGTGCTGTCGCGGCTGGAACGTTTTCACGCGCTCTACCCGGGAGTGAAGCTGCGTATGTACGGAGGCACGTCGTTTGAGGCGATGGAGGAACTCAAGTCCGGAGCCATCGACTTTGCGGTGGCGGCGATTTCGGGCGGGGTGTTCCGCTCGTTGAAGGAAACGCGGCTGTGCGAGTTTCGGGACGTGTTTGTGGCGTCGGAGGCGTTCAGCGATTTGAAGGATCGGTCCGTGCCGCTGGAAGAGGTGATGCGTCGTCCCTTCATCTGTCACAGGCGCGGCACGCTGACGTTCGAGTTCCTGTCGGGAATCTGCAAGGAGCACGGCCTGGACTTTGAACCGGCCATGGAGCCCGAAACGTCGGATCTCGTGCTCGACCTCGTCAGCCACGGCTTCGGCATCGGCTTCGTTCCGGAACAGGCCGCGGAACAGGCGCTGCGCCGCGGCGACGTGTTCGCGCTGAACATCGCGGAAGACATCCCCCCGCGCAGCATCAGCCTCCTCGAATACGAAGGACATACCCTCAGCCTCGCCGCCCGCCGCCTCCGCGACATGCTCACCGAAGACGCCTCCCTCCCCGCCCCCCGCCCCGACGCGTAA
- a CDS encoding outer membrane homotrimeric porin — MKKLITLVLAAGLVTAATSPASAVDLKMDGEYLFQFQSGSEGFHGRNTDYAVQRLRLGMTLTASEQLSGYFQLQVGEHDWGSDTTGNNQGVFMRQAYIDWVVPGTEVTIRMGRHAFDLPAYASTSTMIADLVGDGIVASVPLGERYNVTGFWTRLAREANGRGEKSEVNAPKYDLFGLVGTAKFDGFTASPWAIYGTRGDFVNEEGVRYNPDIMTEQGNLSGSGRADMAIFGAGFEWKPFDPVTLALDAAYGRVEYSASPDQEGWYAVGKAAYAMSFGEPTLLGWYSSGDRKGRAMNSGQIPIIYGDFNGTSTYFNAAWGILGGHRSSFGGTWGVSAQLNGVSFLENLSHDFSVTYFAGTNSKHNGAYGDGYDYLTTEDSAVEFNMLSTYEIYKNLTTALELAYIVEDFDTSAAHGRSGSYKDDWRAALQFQYAF; from the coding sequence ATGAAAAAACTCATCACTCTTGTCCTGGCCGCCGGTCTCGTCACGGCCGCCACCAGTCCCGCGTCCGCCGTCGATCTCAAAATGGACGGCGAATATCTCTTTCAATTCCAGAGCGGTTCTGAAGGCTTCCACGGCCGAAACACCGACTATGCCGTGCAGCGTCTGCGCCTCGGCATGACCCTGACCGCATCGGAACAGCTTTCCGGCTATTTTCAGCTTCAGGTCGGCGAACACGACTGGGGTTCCGACACCACCGGAAACAACCAGGGCGTGTTCATGCGTCAGGCCTACATCGACTGGGTCGTGCCCGGCACCGAGGTGACCATCCGCATGGGCCGTCACGCCTTCGATCTGCCCGCCTACGCGAGCACCTCGACCATGATCGCCGATCTCGTGGGCGACGGCATTGTGGCGTCCGTGCCGCTCGGCGAGCGTTACAACGTCACCGGCTTCTGGACCAGACTTGCGCGCGAAGCCAACGGACGCGGCGAAAAATCGGAAGTCAACGCGCCGAAGTACGATCTTTTCGGACTCGTGGGCACGGCGAAGTTTGACGGCTTCACGGCGTCGCCCTGGGCGATCTACGGCACGCGCGGCGATTTCGTGAATGAAGAGGGCGTGCGCTACAATCCCGACATCATGACCGAGCAGGGCAATCTCAGCGGTTCGGGCCGGGCCGACATGGCGATATTCGGCGCGGGCTTCGAGTGGAAACCCTTCGATCCCGTCACGCTGGCGCTCGACGCCGCCTACGGCCGCGTGGAATATTCCGCCTCGCCGGATCAGGAAGGCTGGTACGCGGTAGGCAAGGCGGCCTATGCCATGAGCTTCGGCGAGCCGACGCTGCTCGGCTGGTACTCCTCGGGCGACAGGAAGGGCCGCGCCATGAACTCCGGCCAGATACCCATCATTTACGGCGACTTCAACGGCACGAGCACGTATTTCAATGCGGCGTGGGGCATACTCGGCGGGCACAGAAGCAGTTTCGGCGGCACGTGGGGCGTGAGCGCGCAGCTGAACGGCGTATCGTTTCTGGAGAATCTCTCGCACGATTTCAGCGTGACCTACTTTGCAGGCACGAACAGCAAGCATAACGGCGCCTACGGCGACGGCTACGACTACCTCACCACCGAGGATTCCGCCGTGGAATTCAACATGCTTTCGACCTATGAAATTTATAAGAACCTGACGACCGCCCTTGAACTGGCGTACATTGTCGAGGATTTCGACACCTCGGCCGCGCACGGACGCAGCGGTTCCTACAAGGATGACTGGCGCGCGGCGCTTCAGTTCCAGTACGCGTTTTAG